A window of the Streptomyces finlayi genome harbors these coding sequences:
- the sigJ gene encoding RNA polymerase sigma factor SigJ, with product MALTMNDVDRFEASRPRLEAIAYRLLGSASDAEDAVQDTFLRWQAADVERIEVPEAWLTKVLTHLCLNQLTSARARRETYVGQWLPEPLLAGDPMLGPDETAEQRESLSYAVLALMERLSPNERVVYVLREAFGYPHREIAEILTITEAAAQQIFHRAKKHVADGRSRTEIDEASARRIVEEFLAAAATGRTEPLVRLLTEDALAIGDGGGKVPARAKAFEGALAVATFMRGLFKPSKAKRTLAGGSADIYATTANGAPAVVAVVDGRVIGVMCLEITPEGIAAFRNQANPDKLERATLRWAATDHGEPQLRVF from the coding sequence ATGGCTCTGACCATGAACGACGTGGACCGGTTCGAGGCCTCCAGGCCCCGCCTTGAGGCCATCGCCTACCGCCTCCTCGGCTCCGCGAGCGATGCCGAGGACGCCGTGCAGGACACGTTCCTGCGCTGGCAGGCCGCCGACGTCGAACGCATCGAGGTCCCCGAGGCCTGGCTGACGAAGGTGCTCACCCACCTCTGCCTCAATCAGCTCACCTCGGCCCGTGCCCGGCGCGAGACCTACGTGGGTCAGTGGCTGCCCGAGCCGCTGCTCGCCGGGGACCCGATGCTCGGTCCCGACGAGACCGCCGAGCAGCGCGAATCGCTCTCGTACGCCGTCCTCGCCCTCATGGAGCGCCTTTCCCCGAACGAGCGGGTGGTGTACGTCCTGCGGGAGGCCTTCGGCTACCCGCACCGGGAGATCGCGGAGATCCTCACCATCACCGAGGCCGCCGCCCAGCAGATCTTCCACCGGGCCAAGAAGCACGTCGCGGACGGCAGGTCACGCACCGAGATCGACGAGGCCTCCGCCCGGCGGATCGTCGAAGAGTTCCTCGCCGCCGCCGCCACCGGCCGGACGGAGCCCCTCGTACGGCTGCTCACCGAAGACGCCCTCGCGATCGGCGACGGCGGCGGGAAGGTCCCGGCCCGTGCCAAGGCGTTCGAGGGCGCCCTCGCGGTCGCGACGTTCATGCGGGGCCTCTTCAAACCCAGCAAGGCCAAGCGCACCCTCGCCGGCGGCTCGGCCGACATCTACGCCACGACCGCCAACGGCGCCCCCGCCGTCGTGGCGGTCGTCGACGGCCGCGTCATCGGCGTCATGTGCCTGGAGATCACCCCCGAGGGCATCGCCGCGTTCCGCAACCAGGCCAACCCCGACAAGCTCGAACGCGCGACCCTTCGGTGGGCGGCCACCGACCACGGGGAGCCCCAGCTCCGCGTCTTCTGA
- a CDS encoding GntR family transcriptional regulator, whose protein sequence is MAPKWRELADKLAEQIRGGDYAPGAQLPHIRKLVEAGEGSKSTVHAAYKALEAEGLVTSSRGHGTVVRQQVPLKRLGIARYDKAKWRDGDEVAFIADRVASGRSYRRNEQTQTVSLVEAPPAVSEAHGLPAGAEVYARARLVKEGEQPTHTLTSYYRPEHVEGTRIVDPTPGPAGRGGGFRVLYDAGYEIDHMKERVFARAATLDESKLLQLPPGEPVVELHRTTYTADGTVVEFAIGVHAASRFAWEYEFQVPDSATDKEDS, encoded by the coding sequence ATGGCGCCCAAGTGGCGAGAGCTGGCAGACAAGCTGGCCGAACAGATCAGGGGCGGTGACTACGCTCCGGGTGCGCAGCTTCCGCACATCCGGAAGCTTGTGGAGGCGGGTGAGGGTTCCAAGTCCACCGTCCACGCCGCCTACAAGGCTCTCGAAGCTGAAGGTCTGGTCACTTCATCCCGCGGGCACGGCACGGTCGTGCGCCAGCAGGTTCCCCTCAAGCGACTTGGTATCGCTCGGTACGACAAGGCCAAGTGGCGCGATGGCGACGAAGTGGCGTTCATCGCGGACCGTGTAGCAAGTGGGCGTTCCTACCGCCGGAACGAGCAGACGCAGACTGTCAGCCTGGTGGAGGCTCCACCCGCCGTATCGGAAGCGCACGGCCTGCCTGCAGGGGCTGAGGTGTACGCGCGGGCGCGACTTGTGAAGGAAGGCGAGCAGCCCACCCACACTTTGACGAGTTACTACCGGCCCGAACACGTTGAGGGAACCCGCATCGTTGACCCGACTCCCGGGCCCGCCGGCCGGGGCGGAGGGTTCCGCGTGCTCTACGACGCCGGTTACGAGATCGACCACATGAAAGAGCGGGTCTTCGCTCGGGCCGCCACACTGGACGAGTCAAAGCTTCTCCAACTCCCGCCGGGAGAGCCAGTCGTTGAACTGCACCGGACGACGTACACGGCCGACGGCACGGTAGTGGAGTTCGCCATTGGAGTGCACGCGGCATCGCGCTTCGCCTGGGAATACGAGTTTCAGGTGCCTGACTCAGCGACGGACAAGGAAGACTCGTAG
- a CDS encoding DUF2637 domain-containing protein, with the protein MSRTLRLDAVLIQAVIAGALSFSHLHDLAQAAGQDGWKAWAYPISVDLLLVAAWRRMRTHADNRAAWIWFVIALAASLGANIATAGLLDLADVPAWLRILVAGWPALAFLGGTLLAHAPNAPADFEPVPAAAALAEPDAEQAPDVTVERAPDPAPQLPPAPAPAPTPAVAVPPALLDHARKVADQHHATTGNRIDPATLRARLGVPAQLADAITAQLT; encoded by the coding sequence ATGTCCCGCACCCTGCGCCTGGACGCCGTACTGATCCAAGCCGTGATCGCCGGTGCCCTGTCCTTCTCCCACCTGCACGACCTGGCACAAGCGGCCGGGCAAGACGGCTGGAAGGCATGGGCCTACCCAATCAGCGTGGATCTGTTGCTCGTCGCCGCCTGGCGCCGTATGCGTACCCACGCCGACAACCGGGCCGCGTGGATCTGGTTCGTGATCGCGCTGGCCGCGTCCCTCGGCGCGAACATCGCCACCGCCGGACTCCTCGACCTGGCCGACGTACCGGCCTGGCTCCGCATCCTCGTCGCCGGATGGCCCGCCCTCGCCTTCCTCGGCGGAACCCTCCTCGCCCACGCACCCAATGCGCCGGCCGATTTCGAACCGGTTCCGGCTGCTGCGGCCCTGGCCGAACCCGATGCCGAGCAGGCCCCGGACGTCACGGTGGAGCGCGCTCCCGACCCCGCCCCGCAACTCCCGCCCGCACCCGCTCCGGCCCCTACTCCGGCTGTGGCTGTTCCTCCGGCGTTGCTCGACCACGCCCGCAAGGTCGCCGACCAGCACCACGCCACAACCGGCAACCGGATCGACCCGGCCACCCTTCGTGCCCGGCTCGGCGTCCCGGCCCAGCTCGCTGACGCCATCACCGCCCAACTCACCTGA
- a CDS encoding amidohydrolase family protein, with amino-acid sequence MSGDSLDVVRFWERLGLPGIIDVHTHFMPEQVLRKVWAYFDSVGPLTGMEWPIAYRHAEEERLALLRSFGVLRFTSMLYPHRAGMADWLNGWAADFAERVPDCLHTATFFPEEGVERYVREAVDAGARVFKSHLQVGAYDPNDPLLESVWGLLAEAGVPVVMHCGSGPAPGRYTGPEPVGRLLARHPRLRIVVAHMGMPEYADFLALAERYPGVRLDTTMAFTDFSEEFSPFPVGERVRLADLGDRILLGTDFPNIPYPYVHQLRALERLELGDAWLRAVCHGNASALFR; translated from the coding sequence GTGAGTGGTGACAGCTTGGACGTCGTGCGGTTCTGGGAGCGGCTCGGGCTTCCCGGGATCATCGACGTCCATACGCACTTCATGCCGGAGCAGGTGCTCCGCAAGGTGTGGGCGTACTTCGACTCGGTGGGTCCGCTGACCGGTATGGAGTGGCCCATCGCCTACCGGCACGCCGAGGAGGAACGGCTCGCGCTGCTGAGGTCGTTCGGGGTGCTCCGCTTCACCTCGATGCTCTATCCGCACCGGGCGGGGATGGCGGACTGGCTGAACGGCTGGGCCGCGGACTTCGCGGAGCGGGTGCCCGACTGTCTGCACACGGCGACCTTCTTTCCGGAGGAGGGCGTGGAGCGGTATGTGCGGGAGGCCGTCGATGCGGGGGCCCGGGTGTTCAAGTCGCACCTCCAGGTGGGGGCGTACGACCCGAACGACCCCCTGCTGGAGAGTGTTTGGGGGCTGCTCGCGGAGGCGGGCGTGCCCGTGGTGATGCACTGCGGGTCGGGGCCGGCGCCCGGCAGGTACACCGGACCTGAGCCGGTCGGGCGGCTGCTGGCACGCCATCCGCGGCTGCGGATCGTGGTGGCGCACATGGGGATGCCGGAGTACGCGGACTTCCTGGCGCTGGCGGAGAGGTATCCCGGGGTGCGGCTCGATACGACGATGGCGTTCACGGACTTCAGCGAGGAGTTCAGTCCCTTCCCCGTAGGGGAACGGGTGCGGCTCGCGGATCTCGGGGACCGGATTCTGCTGGGTACGGACTTCCCGAACATTCCGTACCCGTACGTCCACCAGTTGCGCGCTCTGGAGCGGCTGGAGCTGGGCGACGCGTGGTTGCGGGCCGTGTGCCATGGGAACGCGAGCGCCCTGTTTCGGTGA
- a CDS encoding YdcF family protein, translated as MISAQDWADARRIWDYHQMGHTLQPCSVAIGLGSHDLGVADTSADLYQRGLVPLLLFTGATSPTTRERMPRGEAVHYRERALELGVPSSAVLVEPRARNTGENIRFSREVLEQAGVQVASVLLISKPYEERRAYATARKLWPEVEIVSASTPMTLDEYVDSIGDARLVIDMLVGALQRLMIYPDQGFMISQPVPADVAEAYQRLRQAGFTSRLLSIDSPSA; from the coding sequence GTGATCTCTGCACAGGACTGGGCTGACGCGCGGCGCATTTGGGACTACCACCAGATGGGCCACACCCTCCAACCCTGTTCCGTTGCCATCGGGCTCGGCAGCCATGACCTGGGAGTGGCCGACACGTCGGCAGACCTGTATCAGCGCGGATTGGTGCCGCTCCTGCTCTTCACCGGAGCCACGAGCCCCACGACCAGGGAGCGGATGCCCCGAGGGGAAGCAGTCCACTACCGAGAGCGGGCACTCGAATTGGGTGTTCCCAGCTCAGCTGTCCTCGTGGAGCCGAGGGCACGCAACACGGGTGAGAACATCCGCTTCTCGCGGGAAGTGCTGGAGCAAGCGGGCGTCCAGGTGGCCTCTGTCCTGCTGATCAGCAAGCCGTACGAGGAGCGGCGGGCATACGCCACTGCCCGCAAGCTGTGGCCTGAGGTGGAGATCGTCAGCGCTTCGACGCCGATGACTCTGGACGAGTACGTGGATTCCATCGGTGACGCACGTCTGGTGATCGACATGCTCGTGGGCGCATTGCAGCGACTGATGATCTACCCGGATCAGGGATTCATGATCAGCCAGCCCGTACCTGCCGACGTAGCCGAGGCGTACCAGCGACTCCGCCAAGCCGGTTTCACCAGTCGACTCCTCTCGATCGATTCGCCCTCTGCTTGA
- a CDS encoding GNAT family N-acetyltransferase: MTGLRIDQPVGDAMLKDWQYVHNAIIPAHTLSLDDVRGRVLHNHLEVAYLDDVPVGCTTVRPPADDTFTATVIARVLPEHRRRGFGTELYERSLKRARTLGAQVIETVVLASGTDGLRFALNHGFVETERYLLPGDTVHWITLRLEGNDASPWTKHHES; encoded by the coding sequence ATGACCGGCCTCCGAATCGACCAGCCCGTCGGCGACGCCATGCTCAAGGACTGGCAGTACGTCCACAACGCGATCATTCCGGCCCACACCCTGTCGCTCGACGACGTACGGGGACGTGTCCTGCACAACCACCTGGAGGTCGCCTACCTCGACGACGTCCCCGTGGGCTGCACGACCGTCCGTCCCCCGGCCGACGACACCTTCACCGCGACCGTCATCGCCCGCGTCCTCCCCGAACACCGCCGTCGGGGCTTCGGCACCGAACTCTACGAACGCTCCCTGAAGCGGGCCCGCACCCTCGGTGCCCAGGTGATCGAGACGGTGGTCCTGGCCTCCGGCACGGACGGCCTGCGGTTCGCCCTGAACCACGGCTTCGTCGAGACGGAGCGCTACCTGCTGCCGGGCGACACCGTCCACTGGATCACGCTGCGACTCGAAGGAAACGACGCATCACCGTGGACGAAGCACCACGAGAGCTAG
- a CDS encoding mobile element transfer protein — MTRPNRFTNVTRIGPVQVGTHHDGRGRTKHTAACTAPGCNFSADYLNRAAAELAARTHRCNP, encoded by the coding sequence ATGACGCGCCCCAACCGCTTCACCAACGTGACCCGTATCGGCCCCGTCCAGGTCGGCACCCACCACGACGGACGCGGCCGCACCAAGCACACCGCCGCCTGCACCGCCCCCGGCTGCAACTTCTCCGCCGACTACCTCAACCGCGCCGCCGCCGAACTCGCAGCCCGAACCCACCGCTGCAACCCCTGA
- a CDS encoding DUF2797 domain-containing protein has product MGWRCTGLRWPEGGPELGWCKDGPAGVRRVSVLAYGKELGFRAVGERHCVGARGNVCPVAAVVPARSTGARCPECARLDRMHSVAADTIADDPRTYRVYLAWFGPGMVKVGITAEERGAARLREQGAVVFSWLGRGPLMAARRTEELLRAALGVPDRIPYVRKRAVRAVLPGVEERAAEVAELYGRAAALEGGGWPESLERLPFQAVDHGAVFGAVFGFGVAAEVTRAVTGLVDEGVVAGRLVAAAGPDLHLETGAGGVTGVVVLDTRLVTGWELTGADAGAGVTVPVVDIGGGGVQGGLF; this is encoded by the coding sequence GTGGGATGGCGGTGTACCGGTCTTCGGTGGCCCGAGGGCGGGCCCGAGCTGGGGTGGTGCAAGGACGGTCCGGCCGGTGTCCGGCGGGTGAGTGTTCTCGCGTACGGGAAGGAGCTCGGGTTCCGGGCTGTCGGTGAGCGGCACTGCGTCGGGGCTCGGGGCAACGTCTGCCCGGTGGCTGCCGTGGTGCCGGCGCGCAGTACCGGGGCCCGGTGTCCCGAGTGCGCGCGGCTGGACCGGATGCATTCCGTCGCGGCCGACACGATCGCCGACGACCCGCGGACGTACCGCGTCTACCTCGCCTGGTTCGGGCCCGGGATGGTCAAGGTCGGCATCACCGCCGAGGAGCGGGGTGCGGCGCGGTTGCGGGAGCAGGGGGCGGTGGTGTTCAGCTGGCTGGGGCGGGGGCCGTTGATGGCCGCGCGCCGGACGGAGGAACTGCTGCGGGCCGCGCTCGGGGTGCCGGACCGGATTCCGTACGTGCGGAAGAGGGCGGTGCGGGCCGTGCTGCCGGGGGTGGAGGAGCGGGCCGCCGAGGTGGCGGAGCTGTATGGCCGGGCTGCGGCGCTCGAAGGGGGCGGGTGGCCCGAGTCGTTGGAGCGTCTGCCGTTCCAGGCCGTCGATCACGGCGCGGTGTTCGGCGCGGTGTTCGGGTTCGGCGTGGCGGCCGAGGTGACGCGGGCGGTGACCGGACTGGTCGACGAGGGCGTGGTGGCCGGACGGCTGGTGGCGGCGGCCGGGCCCGATCTGCATCTGGAGACGGGGGCGGGGGGTGTGACGGGTGTGGTGGTGCTGGACACGCGGCTGGTCACCGGGTGGGAGCTCACGGGGGCAGATGCGGGGGCGGGAGTGACGGTGCCCGTCGTCGATATCGGGGGTGGCGGGGTGCAGGGCGGGTTGTTCTGA
- a CDS encoding SCO3933 family regulatory protein: MPSFKIDVSTAVVFVATPPTPKLVSKQTGEIAMDRETGAPLATVGLLISDEGEGNLYQVTVPSTGVPENLNPGTPVTVIGLKARDWENTFNGQTRHGISFRAVAITAGA, translated from the coding sequence ATGCCGTCCTTCAAGATCGACGTTTCGACCGCTGTCGTGTTCGTGGCGACGCCCCCGACCCCGAAGCTCGTGAGCAAGCAGACCGGTGAGATCGCGATGGACCGGGAGACCGGTGCCCCCCTCGCGACGGTGGGTCTGCTGATCTCGGACGAGGGGGAGGGCAACCTCTACCAGGTGACCGTGCCGAGCACGGGTGTCCCGGAGAACCTGAACCCGGGGACGCCGGTGACGGTGATCGGGTTGAAGGCCCGGGACTGGGAGAACACGTTCAACGGCCAGACCCGCCACGGGATCAGCTTCCGTGCGGTGGCCATCACGGCGGGTGCCTGA
- the repSA gene encoding replication initiator protein RepSA, translating to MTDTATAAGLDPATLSDVLRVAGSTGFDRWEEQIRRTGGCAQPIHLTGATKTTDRATGTLLHHYTTDTEPGGRLRIACGNRRASRCPACAWTYAGDTYHLIHAGLTGDPDKGTPHTIRDHPRVFATLTAPSFGPVHNRPGNRPCRCGIHHPETAPELGKPIDPRTYDYAGAVLWNNHASDLWRYFTIYLRREIARRAGLTQKAAREQSRLSFGKVAEYQKRGAVHFHAVIRFDGPDGPDSPPPAWATLDLLDDAIHAAAARVEVTVPANPAAGIANDWVLRWGTQLDVQPIGAFGNGEDLTEQAVASYVAKYATKAAETTGTVDHRIGNKEALILLGVPDHPRRLIEACLDLHHAYPDRKLRDWAHMLGFRGHFSTKSRRYSTTLGALRQVRADYRANQQRAALGLPDPDDHPEATTLTLAHWAYAGHGHTPGESWLAANIHRDIQHNRDTAREHRAELQALEGEEC from the coding sequence GTGACCGACACCGCCACCGCGGCGGGCCTGGACCCGGCGACCCTGAGCGATGTGCTGAGGGTGGCCGGGTCCACCGGCTTTGACCGCTGGGAAGAACAGATCCGCCGTACCGGAGGATGCGCTCAGCCCATCCACCTGACCGGCGCCACCAAGACCACCGACCGGGCAACCGGCACCCTCCTGCACCACTACACGACCGATACCGAGCCTGGTGGCCGGTTACGGATCGCCTGCGGCAACCGCCGCGCCTCCCGCTGCCCCGCCTGCGCCTGGACCTACGCCGGAGACACCTACCACCTCATCCACGCCGGACTCACTGGAGACCCGGACAAGGGCACCCCGCACACCATCCGCGATCACCCCCGGGTCTTCGCCACCCTCACCGCACCCTCGTTCGGGCCTGTCCACAACCGGCCCGGGAACCGGCCCTGCCGCTGCGGCATCCACCATCCCGAGACCGCCCCCGAACTCGGCAAGCCGATCGACCCCAGGACGTACGACTACGCGGGCGCGGTGCTGTGGAACAACCACGCTTCCGATCTGTGGCGCTACTTCACGATCTACCTGCGTCGCGAGATTGCACGCCGAGCCGGTCTCACCCAAAAGGCGGCCCGCGAACAGTCCCGGCTGTCGTTCGGGAAGGTCGCCGAGTACCAAAAGCGCGGCGCGGTCCACTTCCACGCGGTGATCCGCTTCGACGGACCAGACGGCCCCGACTCCCCGCCCCCGGCCTGGGCCACCCTCGACCTGCTCGACGACGCGATCCACGCGGCTGCCGCCCGGGTCGAAGTCACTGTGCCGGCCAATCCGGCTGCCGGGATCGCCAATGACTGGGTGCTGCGCTGGGGCACTCAGCTCGACGTCCAGCCCATCGGCGCCTTCGGCAACGGTGAAGACCTCACCGAACAGGCCGTGGCCTCCTACGTCGCCAAGTACGCCACCAAAGCAGCCGAGACCACCGGCACCGTCGACCACCGCATCGGCAACAAAGAAGCCCTGATCCTCCTCGGCGTCCCGGATCACCCCCGACGCCTGATCGAAGCGTGCCTTGACCTCCACCACGCCTATCCCGATCGCAAGCTCCGCGACTGGGCCCACATGCTCGGCTTCCGCGGCCACTTCTCCACCAAATCCCGCCGCTACTCCACCACCCTCGGCGCCCTCCGCCAGGTCCGCGCCGACTACCGCGCCAACCAGCAACGCGCCGCCCTCGGCCTGCCCGACCCCGACGACCACCCCGAAGCAACCACCCTCACCCTCGCCCACTGGGCCTACGCCGGCCACGGCCACACCCCCGGCGAATCCTGGCTCGCCGCCAACATCCACCGCGACATCCAACACAACCGCGACACCGCCCGCGAACACCGAGCCGAACTGCAAGCCCTGGAAGGGGAGGAATGCTGA
- a CDS encoding NAD(P)/FAD-dependent oxidoreductase produces the protein MQHRIIVIGAGYTGAVAAGRLAKRLHRDDVALTLVNAEPDFVERVRMHQLAVGQDLGARPFSEMFAGTGVELKLAKVTGVDVDRRTVAVIGANGIEELEYDTLVYALGSGWNSQDVPGTAEYAHEIAGRPGALRLRERLAGLDAGQPVVVVGGGLTGLEAATEIAETRPDLDVALAARGDLGDRLSPKGRRHLRKVFGKLGITVHEHTVVTRVEADHVITADGTSLPAAVTVWTTGFAVHPIAKATALEVTGTGRIVVDATMRSVSHPDVYAIGDAALVAGPGDKPLRMSCASGVPTAWQSADAIAARLTGGKLPITPIRYFNQCISLGRKEALIQYVTADDRAVGAALTGRFAALYKELVCKGAAWGVANPTLGIPARRRRVVHGRTLAAPAARESA, from the coding sequence ATGCAGCACCGCATCATCGTCATCGGAGCCGGATACACCGGAGCCGTCGCCGCCGGGCGCCTCGCCAAGCGGCTGCACCGCGACGACGTCGCCCTCACCCTCGTCAACGCCGAGCCCGACTTCGTCGAGCGCGTCCGGATGCACCAACTGGCCGTCGGCCAGGACCTCGGAGCCCGGCCCTTCAGCGAGATGTTCGCGGGCACCGGCGTCGAACTGAAGCTCGCGAAGGTCACCGGAGTCGACGTCGACCGCAGGACCGTCGCCGTCATCGGCGCGAACGGCATCGAGGAACTGGAGTACGACACCCTCGTCTACGCACTGGGCAGCGGCTGGAACAGCCAGGACGTCCCCGGCACCGCCGAGTACGCCCACGAGATCGCCGGCCGCCCCGGAGCACTCCGGCTGCGCGAGCGGCTGGCCGGCCTGGACGCCGGACAGCCCGTGGTCGTCGTCGGCGGCGGCCTCACCGGCCTGGAGGCCGCGACCGAGATCGCCGAGACCCGCCCGGACCTCGATGTCGCCCTCGCCGCCCGCGGCGACCTCGGCGACCGGCTGTCGCCCAAGGGCCGCCGGCACCTGCGGAAGGTCTTCGGCAAGCTCGGCATCACGGTGCACGAGCACACCGTCGTCACCCGTGTGGAGGCCGACCACGTCATCACCGCCGACGGCACGTCCCTGCCGGCCGCGGTCACCGTGTGGACCACCGGCTTCGCGGTCCACCCGATCGCGAAGGCCACCGCTCTGGAGGTCACCGGCACGGGCCGGATCGTGGTCGACGCGACCATGCGCTCGGTCTCGCACCCGGACGTGTACGCCATCGGCGACGCGGCCCTGGTGGCCGGCCCCGGCGACAAGCCGCTGCGGATGTCGTGCGCCTCGGGCGTACCCACCGCGTGGCAGAGCGCCGACGCCATCGCGGCCCGTCTGACCGGTGGGAAGCTCCCGATCACCCCGATCCGCTACTTCAACCAGTGCATCTCGCTGGGCCGCAAGGAAGCCCTGATCCAGTACGTCACCGCCGACGACCGTGCCGTCGGAGCGGCCCTGACCGGACGGTTCGCCGCCCTCTACAAGGAACTGGTCTGCAAGGGCGCGGCCTGGGGCGTCGCCAACCCGACACTCGGAATACCGGCCCGCCGCCGCCGCGTCGTGCACGGACGAACCCTGGCCGCCCCGGCCGCCAGGGAGTCCGCCTGA
- a CDS encoding FtsK/SpoIIIE domain-containing protein, with amino-acid sequence MSDVATVIEIAGALSAAGGLGYAKVRAPRVFWSLAGLPVARVRFSLTYRSTMDVCGLTVQPSRLRAFMVRNVARRQDVQPVPPSVRRVRGSSTGMRVTLRLPAGLEPADVAAASERLRHAWGVHSVHVVEIKPGFVELRMTGYDVLRRVKMPRRLPRKLMSGPMVVPVALREDGTAFVRDYKKIPHALTLGANQSGKSMYQRNLIAGLAKLPVGLVGIDCKRGVEQRGYAPRLSALAVTPEEASSLLEVLVREMEDRFDILSAHGVSDLWELPVKVRPVPLVVLVDEVAELFLVAAKKDEERRDQMVMHLVRLAQMARAVGIYLEVCGQRFGSELGKGATMLRAQLTGRVVHRVNDKQTADMGLGDIAPEAVFAATTIPPDHPGVAVAGDSSGGWSRIRTPEMSAADAVAVCHEYAHLTPDIPALTPFRPVVRTAPAGVPPLVIPVPVTE; translated from the coding sequence ATGTCGGATGTCGCCACGGTGATTGAGATCGCGGGGGCCTTATCGGCTGCCGGTGGTCTCGGGTATGCGAAGGTTCGCGCTCCTCGCGTGTTCTGGTCGCTGGCCGGTCTGCCGGTGGCACGGGTCCGGTTCTCCCTCACCTACCGATCCACGATGGATGTGTGCGGGCTGACGGTTCAGCCCTCCCGCCTGCGGGCGTTCATGGTCCGCAACGTGGCCCGTCGCCAGGATGTGCAGCCCGTCCCGCCGAGTGTCCGCCGTGTACGGGGTTCCTCCACCGGGATGCGGGTCACCCTCCGCCTTCCCGCTGGCCTGGAACCCGCGGACGTGGCTGCCGCCTCGGAACGGCTCCGGCACGCCTGGGGCGTCCACTCCGTCCACGTCGTGGAGATCAAGCCCGGGTTCGTAGAGCTGCGAATGACCGGCTACGACGTGCTGCGGCGGGTAAAGATGCCGCGCCGCCTGCCCCGCAAGCTGATGTCCGGCCCGATGGTGGTGCCGGTGGCACTGCGGGAGGACGGGACCGCGTTCGTCCGGGACTACAAGAAGATCCCGCACGCCTTGACCCTTGGGGCGAATCAGTCGGGCAAGTCGATGTATCAGCGCAACCTCATCGCCGGTCTGGCGAAACTCCCGGTCGGACTGGTCGGGATCGACTGCAAGCGCGGTGTCGAACAGCGCGGCTACGCACCCCGGCTGTCCGCCCTCGCCGTCACTCCGGAAGAAGCATCGAGCCTGCTGGAAGTCCTGGTCCGGGAGATGGAAGACCGCTTCGACATCCTCAGCGCGCACGGCGTCTCCGACCTGTGGGAACTGCCCGTCAAGGTTCGGCCGGTTCCGCTGGTCGTCCTGGTGGACGAGGTGGCCGAACTGTTCCTGGTCGCTGCGAAGAAGGACGAGGAACGGCGCGACCAGATGGTGATGCACCTGGTCCGGCTCGCGCAGATGGCCCGGGCGGTCGGCATCTACCTGGAGGTCTGCGGACAGCGCTTCGGCTCCGAACTCGGCAAGGGCGCCACCATGCTCCGCGCTCAGCTCACCGGCCGTGTCGTGCACCGCGTCAACGACAAGCAAACCGCAGACATGGGCCTGGGCGACATCGCCCCGGAAGCGGTCTTCGCTGCCACGACGATTCCGCCGGATCACCCCGGTGTGGCCGTGGCCGGTGACTCCTCCGGCGGCTGGTCCCGCATCCGCACCCCCGAAATGAGCGCCGCCGACGCCGTGGCTGTCTGCCACGAATACGCGCACCTGACCCCGGACATCCCGGCTCTGACTCCGTTCCGGCCGGTCGTCCGTACTGCTCCGGCTGGTGTTCCGCCGCTGGTCATTCCGGTGCCGGTCACCGAGTAA